The Flavobacterium praedii genome window below encodes:
- the secA gene encoding preprotein translocase subunit SecA produces MSFINSIIKIFVGDKSEKDVKALQPYLNKIKTFESTLQALSNDELRARTAYFKEKIKQARADKDAKIASLLLEVESIEDIDKREDIYIAIDALEKEAYDISEKTLMEILPEAFSVVKETARRFKDNTQITVTATAKDRELSATKSYITLDGDKAIWANTWNAAGKEITWDMIHYDVQLIGGMVLHEGKVAEMQTGEGKTLVATLPLYLNALTGNGVHLVTVNDYLAKRDSTWKAPLFEFHGLTVDCIDNHQPSSEGRKNAYNADITYGTNNEFGFDYLRDNMAHSPEDLVQRKHNYAIVDEVDSVLIDDARTPLIISGPVPQGDRHEFMEMKPKIENLVSLQRQLANGFLSEAKKLIKEGNTKEGGFLLLRAYRSLPKNKALIKFLSEEGIKQLLQKTENQYMQDNNREMPKVDEALYFVIEEKNNQVELTDNGIKFLSGDTDADFFVLPDIGTEIAIIEKKKLDKDAESEEKERLFQDFGIKSERIHTLTQLLKAYALFEKDVEYVIMDNKIMIVDEQTGRIMDGRRYSDGLHQAIEAKENVKIEAATQTFATVTLQNYFRMYNKLGGMTGTAVTEAGELWQIYKLDVVEIPTNRPMSRIDKEDYIYKTTREKFNAVIEDVTELSKAGRPVLIGTTSVEISELLSRMLKMRGVAHNVLNAKMHKQEAQIVEEAGKPGVVTIATNMAGRGTDIKLSPEVKAAGGLAIVGTERHDSRRVDRQLRGRAGRQGDPGSSQFYVSLEDNLMRLFGSERVAKVMDRMGLQEGEVIQHSMMTKSIERAQKKVEENNFGVRKRLLEYDDVMNAQREVVYKRRRHALFGERLKLDIANMLYDTCELIVDVNKARNNFKDFEFDIIRYFSFTSPVSEADFSKLTEIEITAKLYKATLEFYTQKTERSAREAFPIIKNVYEDRNNHFERIVVPFTDGIKSFNVVTDLKKAYETNGAQLVADFEKNITLSIVDEAWKKHLRKMDELKQSVQLAVHEQKDPLLIYKLEAFNLFRGMLENVNKDVISFLFKGDLPAQNVPVIEEAKIVRQKEDYKLSKDEVLNSDELAERNQEAGQTQQRQVTETIVRDQPKINRNDTVTIQNVANGQTQEMKFKKAESLIASGAWVLVS; encoded by the coding sequence ATGAGTTTCATAAACAGTATTATTAAAATCTTTGTTGGAGATAAATCTGAGAAAGATGTCAAAGCATTACAGCCTTATTTAAATAAAATTAAAACTTTTGAAAGCACTTTACAAGCCTTATCAAATGATGAACTTAGGGCCAGGACTGCTTATTTTAAAGAAAAAATAAAACAAGCACGTGCAGACAAAGATGCTAAAATTGCTAGCCTTCTTCTTGAAGTAGAAAGCATTGAAGATATTGACAAAAGAGAAGATATTTATATTGCAATAGATGCTTTAGAAAAAGAAGCATATGACATCTCTGAAAAAACATTAATGGAGATTCTTCCAGAAGCTTTCTCAGTGGTAAAAGAAACCGCAAGACGTTTCAAAGACAACACACAAATCACGGTTACTGCTACAGCAAAAGACAGAGAATTATCTGCTACCAAAAGCTACATTACACTTGATGGCGATAAAGCTATTTGGGCAAACACTTGGAATGCTGCAGGAAAAGAAATCACTTGGGACATGATTCATTATGATGTTCAATTGATTGGCGGAATGGTTTTACACGAAGGAAAAGTTGCCGAAATGCAAACTGGAGAAGGTAAAACACTGGTTGCAACCTTACCATTATACTTAAATGCTTTAACTGGAAACGGTGTTCATTTGGTAACCGTAAACGATTACTTGGCCAAACGTGATAGTACGTGGAAAGCCCCTTTATTCGAATTTCACGGATTGACTGTAGATTGTATTGATAATCACCAACCGAGTTCAGAAGGAAGAAAAAATGCTTACAACGCAGACATCACTTACGGAACAAATAATGAATTTGGTTTTGATTACCTAAGAGATAATATGGCGCATTCGCCAGAAGATTTGGTACAAAGAAAACACAATTATGCGATTGTGGATGAGGTCGATTCTGTTTTGATTGATGATGCCCGTACACCTCTTATCATTTCGGGACCAGTTCCACAAGGAGATCGTCATGAGTTCATGGAAATGAAACCAAAAATCGAAAACCTTGTAAGTTTACAACGCCAATTGGCCAATGGTTTCCTTTCTGAAGCTAAAAAATTAATCAAAGAAGGAAACACAAAAGAAGGTGGATTCTTATTACTAAGAGCTTACAGAAGTTTACCAAAAAACAAAGCACTTATTAAGTTTTTGAGCGAAGAAGGAATCAAACAATTGCTACAAAAAACCGAAAATCAATACATGCAAGACAACAATCGCGAAATGCCAAAAGTGGATGAAGCATTGTATTTTGTCATAGAAGAAAAAAACAATCAAGTAGAATTAACAGATAACGGAATAAAATTCCTTTCTGGCGATACTGATGCTGACTTTTTTGTACTTCCAGATATCGGAACTGAAATTGCTATCATCGAAAAGAAAAAACTGGATAAAGATGCTGAATCCGAAGAGAAAGAAAGATTATTTCAAGATTTTGGTATAAAAAGCGAACGTATTCACACTTTGACACAACTTTTGAAAGCATACGCTTTGTTCGAAAAAGATGTAGAATATGTAATCATGGACAACAAAATCATGATTGTAGATGAGCAAACAGGACGTATCATGGATGGTCGTCGTTATTCTGACGGATTACACCAAGCCATTGAAGCCAAAGAAAACGTAAAAATTGAAGCGGCTACCCAAACTTTTGCAACAGTTACTTTGCAAAACTATTTCAGAATGTACAACAAATTGGGCGGAATGACTGGAACAGCGGTAACAGAAGCTGGAGAGTTATGGCAAATCTACAAATTGGATGTTGTAGAAATTCCAACAAACAGACCAATGTCCAGAATTGACAAAGAAGATTATATCTACAAAACAACTCGTGAAAAGTTTAATGCGGTAATCGAAGATGTTACTGAATTATCAAAAGCAGGAAGACCTGTTCTTATTGGAACAACTTCGGTAGAGATTTCAGAATTATTGAGCAGAATGTTGAAAATGCGTGGTGTAGCACATAATGTATTGAATGCAAAAATGCACAAACAAGAAGCACAAATTGTTGAGGAAGCAGGAAAACCTGGAGTGGTGACCATTGCAACCAATATGGCAGGTCGTGGTACCGATATCAAATTATCTCCAGAAGTAAAAGCGGCTGGTGGTTTGGCAATTGTAGGTACAGAACGTCATGACTCTCGTCGTGTAGACCGTCAGTTACGTGGTCGTGCAGGACGTCAAGGTGACCCAGGAAGTTCTCAGTTTTATGTTTCTCTTGAAGACAACTTAATGCGTTTATTTGGTTCTGAAAGAGTAGCCAAAGTAATGGACAGAATGGGATTGCAAGAAGGAGAAGTGATTCAGCATTCTATGATGACCAAATCGATCGAACGTGCTCAGAAAAAAGTAGAAGAAAACAACTTTGGTGTTCGTAAACGTTTATTGGAATATGATGACGTAATGAACGCACAACGTGAAGTAGTTTACAAACGTCGTCGTCACGCCTTGTTTGGTGAACGTCTAAAATTAGATATCGCCAATATGCTTTATGACACTTGTGAATTGATCGTTGACGTGAATAAAGCAAGAAATAATTTCAAAGATTTTGAATTTGATATTATTCGTTATTTCTCCTTTACTTCGCCAGTTTCAGAAGCCGATTTCTCTAAATTAACAGAAATTGAAATTACAGCTAAGCTTTATAAAGCAACGCTAGAATTTTACACTCAAAAGACAGAAAGAAGTGCTAGAGAAGCATTCCCAATTATAAAAAATGTTTACGAAGACAGAAACAATCATTTTGAACGCATTGTTGTTCCTTTTACAGATGGAATAAAATCATTCAACGTAGTTACTGATTTGAAAAAAGCTTACGAAACAAATGGAGCTCAACTAGTTGCCGATTTTGAGAAAAATATCACTTTATCTATCGTTGATGAAGCTTGGAAAAAACATTTACGTAAAATGGATGAATTGAAACAATCCGTTCAATTGGCAGTACATGAACAAAAAGACCCATTACTTATTTATAAATTGGAAGCTTTTAATTTATTTAGAGGAATGTTGGAGAATGTAAACAAGGATGTAATTTCGTTCTTATTTAAAGGAGATTTACCTGCGCAAAATGTTCCAGTTATTGAAGAAGCAAAAATTGTACGTCAGAAAGAAGATTATAAGTTAAGCAAAGACGAAGTTTTAAATTCTGATGAATTAGCAGAACGTAATCAAGAAGCTGGACAAACGCAACAACGACAAGTAACTGAGACTATCGTTCGCGATCAACCCAAAATAAACAGAAATGACACAGTAACTATACAAAATGTAGCCAATGGTCAAACACAAGAAATGAAATTCAAAAAAGCCGAAAGCTTAATCGCAAGTGGTGCTTGGGTTTTGGTTTCTTAA
- a CDS encoding DUF2795 domain-containing protein, producing MYWTLELASYLSDAPWPANKDELIDYAIRAGAPLEVVENLQSIEDEGEIYESMEEIWPDYPTDEDYLWNEDEY from the coding sequence ATGTATTGGACATTAGAATTAGCATCATATTTAAGCGATGCACCGTGGCCTGCTAACAAAGACGAACTTATTGACTACGCTATTAGAGCAGGCGCTCCATTAGAAGTAGTAGAAAACCTTCAATCTATAGAAGATGAAGGCGAGATATATGAATCAATGGAAGAAATTTGGCCAGATTATCCAACTGACGAAGATTATCTTTGGAATGAGGATGAATATTAA
- a CDS encoding cob(I)yrinic acid a,c-diamide adenosyltransferase: MKVYTKTGDGGTTALFGGTRVPKDHARIESYGTVDELNSYIGLIRDQEINNHYKEILIEIQDRLFTVGAILATPPEKEVMKNGELRLKKLGIIESDVELLENEIDSMEESLPTMTHFVLPGGHQTVSYCHIARCVCRRAERLAVHLSHNEPVAEIAIKYLNRLSDYLFVLARKLSHDLNAEEVKWIPRK; the protein is encoded by the coding sequence ATGAAAGTATATACAAAAACTGGAGATGGCGGAACCACAGCCCTTTTTGGTGGCACTAGAGTACCAAAAGACCATGCCCGCATCGAAAGCTATGGAACAGTAGATGAATTGAATTCCTACATTGGATTAATCCGTGACCAAGAAATAAATAATCATTACAAAGAAATATTAATCGAAATTCAAGATCGATTGTTTACTGTCGGAGCCATTCTTGCCACTCCTCCAGAAAAAGAAGTGATGAAAAATGGCGAATTACGTCTAAAAAAACTTGGGATTATCGAGTCTGATGTTGAATTACTGGAAAATGAAATAGACAGTATGGAAGAATCACTTCCCACAATGACACATTTTGTGTTACCGGGAGGACATCAAACCGTGTCATATTGTCATATTGCAAGATGCGTTTGCCGCCGTGCAGAACGTTTAGCAGTGCATTTAAGCCATAATGAGCCTGTTGCTGAAATTGCAATTAAGTACTTAAACCGACTTTCTGACTATCTTTTTGTATTGGCACGAAAGTTGTCTCATGATTTAAACGCCGAGGAAGTAAAATGGATTCCTAGAAAATAG
- a CDS encoding ABC transporter ATP-binding protein yields the protein MENPLIKITNIKRDFVLGNEIVYVLKGIDLEINKGEYVALMGPSGSGKSTLMNLLGCLDTPTSGTYILNGKDVSHMKDDELAEIRNKEIGFVFQTFNLLPRTTALDNVALPMIYAGYSKTERNTRATEVLNQVNLGDRMDHQPNQLSGGQRQRVAIARALVNKPSIILADEPTGNLDSKTSLEIMKLFGDIHANGNTVILVTHEEEIAAYAHRVIRLRDGVIESDTAK from the coding sequence ATGGAAAACCCACTTATAAAAATCACCAATATCAAACGAGACTTTGTACTAGGAAATGAAATTGTATATGTATTAAAAGGTATTGATTTAGAAATTAACAAAGGGGAATATGTAGCTTTAATGGGTCCATCTGGTTCTGGAAAATCTACCTTAATGAATTTATTAGGCTGCTTAGACACACCAACATCTGGAACTTATATCTTAAACGGAAAAGATGTAAGCCATATGAAAGACGACGAACTAGCCGAAATTAGAAATAAAGAGATTGGATTTGTTTTTCAAACATTCAATCTTTTACCAAGAACGACAGCCCTTGATAATGTAGCCTTGCCAATGATTTATGCTGGCTATTCAAAAACCGAAAGAAACACTAGAGCCACTGAAGTATTAAACCAAGTAAATCTTGGTGATAGAATGGATCATCAACCCAATCAACTTTCAGGAGGACAGCGTCAACGTGTGGCCATTGCTAGAGCATTAGTAAACAAACCTTCCATCATACTTGCTGATGAACCGACAGGAAATTTGGATAGCAAAACTTCTTTGGAAATTATGAAACTTTTTGGAGATATTCATGCCAATGGCAATACTGTTATTCTAGTTACACACGAAGAGGAAATTGCAGCTTACGCCCATCGTGTAATTCGTTTAAGAGACGGTGTTATTGAAAGTGATACAGCAAAATAA
- a CDS encoding DUF6565 domain-containing protein, whose product MKTRKLLLGMAVITLGLSSCKDEKKIQAEKSVDTYVVYVDSLGNTDTVVTKENWESIQANYEIRNAAAELALADLKDDIKAQERINASRAKYEELKAKMDAQTEIENQAIIADNPKQRLRNALFGEGKVGNDINFNWVNAKNILGVYQLFVDTAQKNKDNYTREDWDEVKLMYEALDSRKNTVENEGLTSNDNMKISGLKLKFAPMYTLNRMGAKSAEMAKAKK is encoded by the coding sequence ATGAAAACTAGAAAATTATTATTGGGAATGGCTGTAATTACTTTGGGATTATCTTCTTGCAAGGATGAAAAAAAAATACAGGCCGAAAAATCGGTAGATACCTATGTTGTCTATGTGGATTCATTAGGAAACACAGATACAGTAGTTACCAAAGAGAACTGGGAATCTATTCAAGCTAATTATGAAATAAGAAATGCTGCTGCTGAATTGGCTTTGGCTGATTTGAAAGATGATATTAAAGCACAAGAGCGAATTAATGCCAGTAGAGCCAAATATGAAGAACTTAAAGCAAAAATGGATGCGCAAACCGAAATTGAAAATCAAGCTATAATAGCGGATAATCCAAAACAACGATTGAGAAATGCACTTTTTGGTGAGGGAAAGGTTGGGAATGATATCAACTTTAATTGGGTAAATGCTAAAAATATTCTAGGTGTATACCAATTATTTGTTGATACCGCTCAAAAAAATAAAGACAATTATACCCGTGAGGATTGGGATGAAGTAAAATTAATGTATGAAGCCTTGGATAGTAGAAAAAATACAGTGGAAAACGAGGGACTTACTTCAAATGATAATATGAAAATTTCTGGATTGAAGTTGAAATTTGCTCCGATGTATACTTTAAATAGAATGGGAGCCAAGTCGGCAGAAATGGCCAAAGCAAAAAAATAA
- a CDS encoding carbonic anhydrase, producing the protein MDINQIFENNQKWIIKQLQIDKNYFEKLSKGQSPEFLYIGCSDSRVSAEELMGLEPGEVFVHRNIANMVPNTDLNSMSVINYAVVHLKVNHIVVCGHYGCGGVHAAMQQSDLGILNPWLRNIRDVYRIHRKTLDAITNEEEKYKKLVELNVQEQCINVIKTAEVQKAFNDRNLKVYGWIFDIHSGKLIDLNINFTEKLKDITQIYKISN; encoded by the coding sequence ATGGACATCAACCAAATTTTTGAAAATAACCAAAAATGGATTATCAAACAGCTCCAAATAGATAAAAACTATTTTGAAAAATTATCAAAAGGACAATCTCCCGAATTTCTTTATATTGGTTGTTCGGATAGTCGCGTTTCGGCAGAAGAACTAATGGGACTGGAACCTGGAGAAGTTTTTGTACACCGAAACATTGCCAATATGGTTCCAAATACCGACTTAAATTCGATGTCAGTGATCAATTATGCGGTGGTACATTTGAAAGTAAATCACATCGTAGTTTGTGGTCATTATGGTTGTGGAGGTGTGCATGCAGCCATGCAACAATCCGATTTGGGAATATTAAACCCATGGCTAAGAAACATCCGCGATGTTTATCGAATTCATCGAAAAACGCTTGATGCTATAACCAATGAGGAAGAAAAATATAAAAAGTTAGTTGAATTAAACGTACAAGAACAATGCATCAATGTTATCAAAACTGCCGAAGTACAAAAAGCATTCAACGACCGAAATTTAAAAGTATATGGATGGATTTTTGATATTCACAGTGGAAAATTAATTGACCTTAATATCAACTTTACAGAAAAATTGAAAGATATTACCCAGATTTACAAAATATCAAACTAA
- a CDS encoding O-methyltransferase, with the protein MLFQIKSYLKFLWQSKNEHAVHSPFVFNLLTKCFYDKKYKPEYAILKRYRNELLQNKNTIAVTDFGAGSRVFKSNIRQISKIAETAGISPKRAQLLYRIVHYFQPETVLEIGTSLGLATSALALGNPKAKIITLEGCPNTIAVAKIQLEKFNCNTIECVETDFLSYLQNCQQKTESYQLIYFDGNHSKKATLDYFELLLPTITNETVWIFDDIHWSADMEAAWEIIKNHPKVTVSIDTFQWGLVFFRYEQPKQHFIIRT; encoded by the coding sequence ATGTTATTCCAAATCAAATCTTATCTTAAATTCCTTTGGCAATCCAAAAACGAACATGCAGTTCATTCCCCATTTGTCTTTAATTTATTGACCAAATGTTTTTATGACAAAAAATACAAACCAGAATATGCCATTTTAAAAAGGTACCGAAACGAACTTTTGCAAAATAAAAACACCATTGCTGTAACCGACTTTGGTGCAGGTTCTCGAGTTTTTAAATCTAATATCAGACAAATTTCAAAAATTGCAGAAACGGCTGGAATCTCCCCCAAACGAGCCCAATTATTGTATCGAATTGTCCATTATTTTCAACCTGAAACTGTTTTAGAAATTGGAACTTCATTAGGATTGGCAACTTCTGCACTTGCATTAGGAAATCCAAAAGCAAAAATCATAACGCTCGAAGGTTGTCCAAATACAATTGCAGTTGCAAAAATTCAACTGGAAAAATTCAATTGTAATACTATAGAATGTGTTGAAACCGATTTTTTAAGTTATCTGCAAAACTGCCAACAGAAAACAGAAAGCTACCAATTGATTTACTTTGATGGCAACCATTCTAAAAAAGCAACATTAGACTATTTTGAGTTATTGTTACCAACTATTACTAATGAAACAGTTTGGATTTTTGATGATATTCATTGGTCTGCAGACATGGAAGCGGCCTGGGAAATTATAAAAAACCATCCAAAAGTGACGGTAAGCATAGATACTTTTCAATGGGGATTGGTCTTCTTTAGATACGAGCAACCCAAACAGCATTTTATAATCAGAACATAA
- a CDS encoding SDR family NAD(P)-dependent oxidoreductase translates to MMTEETAIKSAITLEEINHCITILTQLNTDTDQIFEIPKEQRTALIKAAGQFSRPDRDEFARRKKDGKAVAKRKQEKKDRTARKETGIRSAREASIFVAPKLLAVNDLANKEQLELETPQNCYVCKTEFTRMHHFYDSMCPDCGDFNYAKRFQTADVKGQIAVITGSRLKIGYHITLMLLRGGATVIATTRFPVDSALRFAKEDDFMEWGHRLKIHGLDLRHIPSVEIFCNFIEQKYGRLDILINNAAQTVRRPAGFYTHLMENEERAIASLPKSAQELLLDHTNCLDELKVLTLGASSNQNMPVTWHGPEPGIGLRASARLSQIPYSFDNTLVAQEVFPEGELDADLQQVDLRKTNSWRLKLGQIETTEMIEVQLVNSVAPFVLCNRLSEVMKKDITGKKHIINVSAMEGKFYRDFKEDRHPHTNMAKAALNMLTHTAAGTLAKDGIFMNAVDTGWVTDEDPAELAKRKQEEQDFQPPLDIVDGAARVMDPLFDGINTGKHWCGKFLKDYNPIAW, encoded by the coding sequence ATGATGACGGAAGAAACAGCTATTAAAAGTGCAATAACATTGGAGGAAATTAACCATTGCATCACTATTTTGACACAACTCAATACAGATACAGATCAAATTTTTGAAATACCAAAAGAACAACGAACAGCATTAATTAAAGCAGCAGGTCAGTTTTCGAGACCAGATCGCGATGAGTTTGCCCGTCGAAAAAAAGACGGAAAAGCAGTAGCCAAACGCAAGCAGGAAAAGAAAGACAGAACGGCCCGTAAAGAAACTGGAATTCGATCTGCTCGTGAAGCAAGTATATTTGTAGCTCCCAAATTATTGGCTGTAAATGATCTTGCCAATAAAGAGCAATTGGAATTGGAGACACCCCAGAATTGTTATGTATGCAAAACAGAGTTTACTAGAATGCATCATTTTTACGATTCGATGTGTCCGGATTGTGGTGATTTTAATTATGCCAAACGTTTTCAAACCGCAGATGTAAAAGGGCAAATTGCCGTGATTACGGGTTCACGCTTAAAAATAGGGTATCATATTACTTTGATGTTACTTAGAGGTGGAGCAACAGTTATTGCAACAACCCGTTTTCCTGTGGATTCGGCTTTGCGATTTGCAAAGGAAGATGATTTTATGGAGTGGGGACACCGCTTAAAAATTCACGGATTAGATTTGAGGCATATTCCAAGTGTAGAGATTTTTTGCAATTTCATAGAACAAAAATATGGAAGGTTGGATATTCTAATCAATAATGCTGCACAAACGGTAAGACGACCAGCTGGGTTTTATACGCACTTGATGGAAAATGAAGAACGAGCCATCGCTAGTTTGCCAAAATCTGCTCAAGAATTATTATTGGACCACACCAATTGTTTAGATGAGTTAAAAGTATTGACTTTGGGAGCTTCTTCCAACCAAAATATGCCAGTAACGTGGCACGGACCAGAACCCGGAATTGGTTTAAGGGCTTCTGCTAGATTATCCCAAATTCCGTATTCTTTTGACAATACGTTGGTCGCGCAAGAAGTTTTCCCGGAAGGAGAACTCGATGCCGACTTGCAACAAGTAGATTTAAGAAAAACTAACAGCTGGCGTTTGAAATTGGGACAAATCGAAACTACAGAAATGATTGAAGTGCAGCTAGTAAATTCGGTAGCTCCATTTGTATTGTGCAATCGACTTTCGGAAGTGATGAAGAAAGACATTACGGGCAAAAAACACATTATCAACGTTTCGGCAATGGAAGGAAAATTTTATCGTGATTTCAAGGAAGACCGTCATCCGCATACCAATATGGCCAAAGCGGCTTTGAATATGCTCACACACACAGCCGCAGGAACTTTGGCCAAAGATGGGATTTTTATGAATGCTGTCGATACAGGTTGGGTAACCGATGAAGATCCTGCCGAATTGGCCAAAAGGAAACAGGAAGAACAAGATTTTCAACCACCTTTAGATATCGTTGATGGAGCAGCACGGGTTATGGATCCTTTGTTTGATGGTATTAATACTGGAAAACACTGGTGCGGAAAGTTTTTGAAAGATTACAATCCGATTGCTTGGTAG
- a CDS encoding FKBP-type peptidyl-prolyl cis-trans isomerase, with translation MKPLLFALLALTLFISCSKGKEKEPTIQKEISVDFVAKNNKEITDYIAKNNLKTIKSDSGLYYVITDPGTGKQPTATSNVTVAYKGYFTNGTVFDQSGPEGISFGLDQVIKGWTEGIPYLKTGGSAILLVPAQLGYGNNSMGPIPGGSVLIFDVKLISVN, from the coding sequence ATGAAACCATTATTATTTGCCCTACTAGCCTTGACTCTTTTTATTTCTTGTTCAAAAGGAAAAGAAAAAGAACCTACAATTCAAAAAGAAATTTCAGTAGATTTCGTTGCTAAAAACAATAAAGAAATTACCGACTACATAGCCAAAAACAATTTAAAAACTATAAAAAGTGATTCGGGATTGTATTATGTAATTACCGATCCTGGAACTGGAAAACAACCAACTGCAACTTCAAATGTAACGGTTGCTTATAAAGGTTATTTCACTAATGGAACCGTATTTGACCAAAGTGGTCCTGAAGGAATCTCTTTTGGATTGGATCAAGTTATAAAAGGTTGGACAGAAGGAATTCCTTATTTAAAAACTGGAGGAAGTGCTATTCTTTTGGTACCAGCACAATTAGGGTACGGAAATAACAGTATGGGACCTATTCCTGGTGGTTCGGTACTTATTTTTGATGTTAAATTAATTTCAGTAAATTAA